The Brevundimonas vesicularis genome includes the window ATCGTCGGCGGCGATACCAATGCCGGAATCGACCACACCAAGTCGCAAGGTCGTGCGGCCGTCGCCTGCCGGCTCGCTGTCGATAATCAGGCGAACCTCGCCCTGAGGCGTGAACTTGATGGCGTTGGCCAGCAGATTATGCGTCACCTGCGCCAGGCGCAGCGGGTCCATTCTGAGAAGCGGCGGCAGCGGGCCCCGGATGTCGGTCGTGAAGGTCAGGCCGCGCGCTTCGGCCTGGGCCTTGAATGGGCCCGTCAGCCGGGCGGCGAGGGTCTCGGCTTCGACATCGACGAAGTCCAGTTCCATCTTGCCGGACTCGATCTTGGTGATGTCGAGGATGTCGTTCAGCAGCACCATAAGCCCTTCGCCGGAGTCGCGGATGACCCCCACGAATTCTTTCTGGCGGTCGCTGAGCTCGGACATCTGCAACAGTTGCGCGGCCCCCAGAACCCCGTTCATCGGCGTGCGAAGCTCATGCGAGATGACGCCCAGGAAGTTGGATTTGGCGGCGCTGGCGGCGTTGGCCGTGTCACGGGCGGTTTCCAACTCGGCGATCAGTTCGGCCTGGCGGCGGTTGACGGCTTCCAGATCGCTGTCCTTCATCTGGGTGATGGCCACCTTGATCAACAAGGCCAGCGCCAGAACCGGGATCATGCTGAGCACCACCCAAAAGCCCGGCGTGCCCCACAGTTTCGCGAACAGCAGCACCACAACCACCGAATAGGGCGCCGACACGATCAGGGCCTCACGGGGCGCGGCGCGCATCTGGGTGAAGACCAGCACATAGCCGGCCATGAGAAGGGCGACGCCCAGCGGCACGCCATAGGCGCCGCCGTAGATGAATGCGAGCAGCGGCGCCGCTGACCAGGCGATGCAGGAAATGGTGGCGGCCATCAGCTTGATCCGGCTGTGAAGCCCCTGATCCCGCAATACCAGCACACGTTCGGCGAACGTCCGAAGCAGACCTGACGCGGTCGCGGCTGCAAACCACAACACTGCGGTCGCCCAATCGGTGACGGTCAACAAAGCGACCGCCCAACTGGCGATGATCAGATACCGCATATGACCGTTGGCAATCAGATGCTGCAGCACTGAGCGATCTTGGCCTGGCGTGTGGTTCGTCATCGTCGGATCTCGGGGTTCGATGACGCATCGTCGCCCAAATCCGACTAAGAGACTATGAACGCTAAGCTTTATGCGTGAAGTGTCCGGCGTCGGACATAGCGCGGAATGAGCGGAAAGGCAGGAAGCGGTCGTCAGCCGCCTCCCATCCCTGTATCAGGCGGCCGTCTTCATGGCGTCCGCATTGACAGCCGCGTCGGCGATGCCGGTCAGGTCTTCGTCCGTCTGGGCTTCCTCCTGAAGCGTCTCGTCCAGAAGGGCGGCGGCGTCCTTCAAACCCAACACCAGCGCCCAGCGTTTCAGTGTGCCGTAGCGGGTGATCTCATAGTGTTCGACCGCCTGGGCGGCGGCCAGCAGGCCGGCGTCCAAAGCCGGGGTGTCCTTGTATTCTTCCATGATCTCGTCGCCTTCGGCGAGGATGCCCTCAATGGCGTCGCAGGTCTTGCCACGCGCGGGCTTGCCGATCAGCTCGAAGACCTGTTGCAGGCGTTCAATCTGGCCTTCGGTCTGACCCTTATGCTTCTCGAAGGCGGCCTTCAGCTCTGGCGACTGAGCCGCACGGGCCATCTTGGGCAGGGATTTCAGGATTTTGCGCTCAGCGTAATAGATGTCTTTGAGCGTGTCGTGGAACAGGGTGTCCAGGGTCTTGTCGGCCATGGTGAGGTCTCGCATCTGTGATGGAGCGCAGGCGCGCGCCCCATCACAAGCGATCCATCCCGTTAGTGTTCCTATGCGCGAATTCGCGCGCGCAGCGGATCAGCCCGCGCGCTTCAGATCCGGCGGGGTCGCTTCGTCGGTCAGGATGCGAATGGCCTCCTCGACCGTGACCAAGGTCTGGGCTTGGGAGCCGAGGCGGCGGATGGCGACCATGCCGTCTTCGGCTTCCTTCCTGCCAACCACGGCGATGACCGGGACCTTGCCGACCGAGTGTTCACGCACCTTGTAGCCGACCTTTTCGTTGCGCAGATCGATCTCGGTGCGCAGGCCGGCGGCCTTGAACTTGGCCATCACATCGCGGGCGTAATCGTCGGCGTCCGAGGTGATGGTGGCCACGACAGCCTGGGTCGGGGCCAGCCACAGCGGGAAGGCGCCGGCGTAGTTCTCGATCATGATGCCGATGAAGCGCTCGAACGAACCCAGGATCGCCCGATGCAGCATGACCGGGCGGTGCTTCTGGCCGTCCTCGGCGATGTAGGTGGCGTTCAGACGTTCGGGCAAGACGTAGTCCAGCTGGATCGTGCCGCAGGTCCATTCGCGGCCGATGGCGTCCTTGACGATGAAGTCCAGCTTGGGCGCATAGAAGGCGCCGTCGGCTTCGGTGACGACCGGCTCGGTGCCTGCAGCGCGGGCGGCCTCGGCCATCAGGGTCTCGGCCTTGTCCCAGAACTCGTCGGTGCCGGCGCGATTCTCAGGCCGGGTGCCCAGGCTGATGTAGGCGGTCTCCATGCCCAGGTCGGCGTGGACGCTGCGGGCCAGTTTGATGAACTCGGCCGTCTCCTCGACGATTTGGTCCTCGCGGCAGAAGATGTGGGCGTCGTCCTGGGTGAAGCCGCGCACGCGCATCAGGCCGTGCAGCGATCCGGACGGCTCATAGCGGTGGCAGGCGCCGAACTCGGCCATGCGCAGCGGCAGTTCGCGGTACGACCGCTGGCCCTGGTCGAATATCTGGACGTGGCCCGGGCAGTTCATCGGCTTCAGGCTCAGTTCCTCGCCCTCGACCGTCTCGCAGACGAACATATTGGGGCGATACTTGTCCCAGTGGCCGCTCTGCTCCCAGAATTTGCGGTCCAGGACCTGGGGCGTCTTGACCTCGACATAGCCGGCGGCGTCCAGGCGGCGGCGCATATAGGCCTCGAGCACGCGCCACAGGACCCAGCCCTTCGGGTGCCAGAAGACCATGCCCCGGCCCTCTTCCTGCATATGGAAGAGCTCCATCGCCTTGCCGACCTTGCGGTGGTCGCGCTTCTCGGCCTCTTCCAGACGCTGCAGATGGGCGTCCAAGTCTTCCTTGGTGGCCCAGGCGGTGCCGTAGATGCGTTGCAGCTGCTCGCGCTTGGAGTCGCCCCGCCAATAGGCGCCGGCCAGCTTGGTCAGTTTGAACGCCTTGCCGACGTGGCGCGTCGAGGGGAAGTGCGGGCCCCGGCACAGGTCGATCCAGTCGCCCTGTTTGTACAGAGTGATGGTCTCGGTCCCCGGCAGGTCGCGGATCAGCTCGGCCTTGAACTTCTCGCCGCGCGCCTCGAAGAATTGGATGGCGTCATCCCGCTCCCAGACCTCGCGCTCAAACTTGGCGTCGCGATCCACGATCCGGCCCATCTCCTTTTCGATGGCGGCGAAATCGTCTGTCGAGAAGGGCTCTTCGCGGTAGAAGTCATAGTAGAAGCCGTCCTCGATCGCCGGGCCGATCGTGACCTGGGTGCCGGGGAACAGGGTTTGTACCGCCTCGGCCAGGACGTGGGCCGTGTCGTGGCGGATCGTATAGAGGGCGGCGGGGTCGTCGCGCATGATCAGGCGAAAGTCGCCGCCCGTCTCCAGCACCCGGCCCATGTCGCGTTGCTCGCCATTCAGTTCGGCCAACACGGCCTTCTTGGCCAGCGAAGGCGAGATCGAGGTCGCGACGTCGCGCGCCGTCGAACCGGCCGGGTATTGGCGCACCGCGCCGTCGGGGAATTTCAGGTCGATCATGTGTCAGTCTTTAACTGGCGGGACCGGGTCGTATCCCGATCCCCCGAAGGGATGGCATTTACAGAGCCTGCGCACGGTGAGCCATCCCCCCTTTACCGGTCCGTGCTGGATCAGGGCGTCGCGCCCGTAATCCGAACAGGTCGGCAGGAACCGGCACTGCTGGCCGATCAGGGGAGACAGCGTCAGCTTGTAGCCCCGATGGGCCGCGCGCACGCCGCGTTCATAGAGAGACATCACGTCCCTTCGCCGGGGGCTTGAGAGGTTCGCCGCGCTTATCCCCTGTCATCGCAGGGGGATCAACCGGTCGTGCCTGTCAGGCCGCGCCGGCGAGACGCGTTCGGGCGGCGAGGGCATTGTTCACCGCATCCAGCGTCGCTTCGATGGAGACCAAGGTGGAGGCGTGCCGGGCGGGGTAGTCGGCGACCTGTTTGAGCAGGCGCAGATCCTCGAACCGGCCGACGGGGCCGTCGCCGCCGGATTTCAGCATGGCGATCATGGCGTCGCGGGCGTCGCTGAGATCATCGACCGACGCGCCGATCACAGATTGACCCAGAACCCCGGCCGCGGCCTGGCCGAGGGCGCAGGCTTTTACGTCCTGGGCGAAGGCGGCGATGCGGCCCTGGTCGTCCAGCGTCACATCGACCGTCGCGCGCGACCCGCACAGTTTCGCCACCCGTTCCCCGATGCCCTGAGGAGTTGGCAGACGCCCCGTATGCGGCAGGTTCGCCGCCAGCGACAGGATGCGCGCGCTGTAAAGGTCGTCGATCATGGAGCGAAGATAGGCGCTCAATCCTCCTCCGTGAAGCGCGGCGTAATGTGGGGAGGATTCAAAGCGTCAGGACGAGACGCTCATCGGATCGGACTTCCAAGGTCGCATCTGCATAGTCCGCCAGAGTGGGATGATCCGTCTCCAGCGGATGGGTCCAGGCGGCGGTGACGACCAGCACGTCGGCGCCGGCCGCTTCGCCCGCCTTTATGCCGGCCTCGGCGTCCTCGAACACCAGGCAGTCGCCGATGTCGAAGCCCAGGGTCGCGGCGGCCTTCAGATAGCCGGCCGGGTCGGGCTTGCCGCTTTCGACGTCCTCGGCGGTGATCATCACGGCGGGCGGGGTGACGCCTGCGGCCTCAAGACGGGCGCGCGCCAGGGGGACCGAGGCGGAGGTGACCACGGCCCAGCGGTCGGGCGGCAGGCGTTTGACGAAGTCGACGGCGCCGGGGATGGGGGCGACGCCGTCCACGTCCTCGATCTCGCCGCGCTCGACCCAAGCCACCTCGGCGTCCAGGTCGATATCGGGCAGGTTCTGGCGACGAATGGTGTCGATCGCGCGCACGCCGTGGATCGTGGGGATGAAGGCGGCGGCATCCAGCCCGTGGCGCGCGGCCCAGCGGGTCCAGACACGCTCGGCGGCCAGGGTCGAGGTGATCAGGGTGCCGTCCATGTCGAACAGGAAGGCCTGATAGGCGCGAGACGCGGGTGGGGCGGTCATGGCCTCATCCACCATGCGGGCGGTCAGACCGCAACGGGCGGATCAGCCGCCTTGCAGCGAATTCCAGGTGCGGGCGGTGTCGGTCGCGGGCGACGGACTCGCCGCGCCGCCGCCGGACGTCGTCGCGCCGCCCGTGCTGCGCGAACGCAGCCATTGCAGGTTCTGCTCGGCCTGTTCGGGCGGCAGTTCGCGGCGCAGGATCTGTTCGGCCTCGCCCATCTTGCCCTGAAGGCCCAGCACCATGGCCAGG containing:
- a CDS encoding sensor histidine kinase — its product is MLQHLIANGHMRYLIIASWAVALLTVTDWATAVLWFAAATASGLLRTFAERVLVLRDQGLHSRIKLMAATISCIAWSAAPLLAFIYGGAYGVPLGVALLMAGYVLVFTQMRAAPREALIVSAPYSVVVVLLFAKLWGTPGFWVVLSMIPVLALALLIKVAITQMKDSDLEAVNRRQAELIAELETARDTANAASAAKSNFLGVISHELRTPMNGVLGAAQLLQMSELSDRQKEFVGVIRDSGEGLMVLLNDILDITKIESGKMELDFVDVEAETLAARLTGPFKAQAEARGLTFTTDIRGPLPPLLRMDPLRLAQVTHNLLANAIKFTPQGEVRLIIDSEPAGDGRTTLRLGVVDSGIGIAADDLTRLFQPFSQVDGSSTRKFGGTGLGLSICQRLAALMDGEITVTSTHGKGSTFTLHATFDTPQIEAVRVAA
- a CDS encoding ferritin-like domain-containing protein, with amino-acid sequence MADKTLDTLFHDTLKDIYYAERKILKSLPKMARAAQSPELKAAFEKHKGQTEGQIERLQQVFELIGKPARGKTCDAIEGILAEGDEIMEEYKDTPALDAGLLAAAQAVEHYEITRYGTLKRWALVLGLKDAAALLDETLQEEAQTDEDLTGIADAAVNADAMKTAA
- the thrS gene encoding threonine--tRNA ligase codes for the protein MIDLKFPDGAVRQYPAGSTARDVATSISPSLAKKAVLAELNGEQRDMGRVLETGGDFRLIMRDDPAALYTIRHDTAHVLAEAVQTLFPGTQVTIGPAIEDGFYYDFYREEPFSTDDFAAIEKEMGRIVDRDAKFEREVWERDDAIQFFEARGEKFKAELIRDLPGTETITLYKQGDWIDLCRGPHFPSTRHVGKAFKLTKLAGAYWRGDSKREQLQRIYGTAWATKEDLDAHLQRLEEAEKRDHRKVGKAMELFHMQEEGRGMVFWHPKGWVLWRVLEAYMRRRLDAAGYVEVKTPQVLDRKFWEQSGHWDKYRPNMFVCETVEGEELSLKPMNCPGHVQIFDQGQRSYRELPLRMAEFGACHRYEPSGSLHGLMRVRGFTQDDAHIFCREDQIVEETAEFIKLARSVHADLGMETAYISLGTRPENRAGTDEFWDKAETLMAEAARAAGTEPVVTEADGAFYAPKLDFIVKDAIGREWTCGTIQLDYVLPERLNATYIAEDGQKHRPVMLHRAILGSFERFIGIMIENYAGAFPLWLAPTQAVVATITSDADDYARDVMAKFKAAGLRTEIDLRNEKVGYKVREHSVGKVPVIAVVGRKEAEDGMVAIRRLGSQAQTLVTVEEAIRILTDEATPPDLKRAG
- the yidD gene encoding membrane protein insertion efficiency factor YidD, whose protein sequence is MSLYERGVRAAHRGYKLTLSPLIGQQCRFLPTCSDYGRDALIQHGPVKGGWLTVRRLCKCHPFGGSGYDPVPPVKD
- a CDS encoding iron-sulfur cluster assembly scaffold protein — its product is MIDDLYSARILSLAANLPHTGRLPTPQGIGERVAKLCGSRATVDVTLDDQGRIAAFAQDVKACALGQAAAGVLGQSVIGASVDDLSDARDAMIAMLKSGGDGPVGRFEDLRLLKQVADYPARHASTLVSIEATLDAVNNALAARTRLAGAA
- a CDS encoding HAD-IA family hydrolase, which produces MTAPPASRAYQAFLFDMDGTLITSTLAAERVWTRWAARHGLDAAAFIPTIHGVRAIDTIRRQNLPDIDLDAEVAWVERGEIEDVDGVAPIPGAVDFVKRLPPDRWAVVTSASVPLARARLEAAGVTPPAVMITAEDVESGKPDPAGYLKAAATLGFDIGDCLVFEDAEAGIKAGEAAGADVLVVTAAWTHPLETDHPTLADYADATLEVRSDERLVLTL